The proteins below are encoded in one region of Fimbriimonadaceae bacterium:
- the smpB gene encoding SsrA-binding protein SmpB, with amino-acid sequence MAAKGSKKDEKKGPATIEHRKARYDYEFVETHEAGVALVGTEVKSVYLGRANLTDAYCAVEDGELWLHNLDVEPYDKSSHFGHDRRRKRKLLMHRREIDSLKRKSQEKGLTIVPYKVYFNEKGRVKVAIALARGKREYDKREALRAKETRRELQRGE; translated from the coding sequence ATGGCTGCAAAGGGCAGCAAGAAGGACGAGAAAAAGGGCCCGGCCACGATCGAGCATCGTAAGGCGCGCTACGACTATGAGTTTGTCGAGACGCACGAGGCTGGGGTCGCTCTCGTTGGGACCGAGGTGAAAAGTGTATATCTCGGTCGCGCGAACCTTACCGACGCTTATTGCGCGGTGGAGGACGGCGAGTTGTGGCTGCACAACCTGGACGTGGAGCCCTACGACAAGTCCTCCCACTTTGGGCACGACCGACGCCGCAAGCGCAAGCTTCTGATGCACCGGCGCGAGATCGACAGTCTCAAGCGAAAGTCGCAGGAAAAGGGGCTGACCATCGTCCCTTATAAGGTCTACTTCAACGAGAAGGGCCGGGTTAAGGTCGCCATCGCCCTCGCTCGGGGCAAGCGGGAATATGACAAGCGCGAGGCTCTCCGCGCGAAAGAGACGCGGCGCGAGCTCCAGCGGGGCGAATAG
- a CDS encoding FKBP-type peptidyl-prolyl cis-trans isomerase, with amino-acid sequence MRTWSAVGAAFLCLHLVGCGQNSEANKKPKSLYEKTITTDIKVGTGPVAEDGDLALVEYVGKFPGSGKQFDSNVNNPNNKTPLAFHVGSYEVIKGFSDGARGMRVGGEREVKVPYDSGYGEVGSPPAIPPYSDLNFNLKLLYVVKDKERNVFDYEDVKPGTGPEVKVGSKVTVHYTGKYLNDYLFDDTRKRGQPVTFTVGKQQAISGIDKGVVGMKQGGSRKLWLPPDTAWGMGGSEDVAGNQVLVYEIELLKVE; translated from the coding sequence ATGCGTACCTGGTCGGCTGTGGGGGCCGCCTTTCTTTGTCTGCACCTGGTCGGTTGCGGCCAGAACTCGGAAGCGAATAAGAAGCCTAAGTCCCTTTACGAAAAAACCATCACGACCGACATCAAGGTGGGCACGGGGCCGGTGGCAGAAGATGGAGACCTCGCACTGGTCGAATACGTCGGAAAGTTTCCAGGCTCGGGCAAGCAATTCGACTCCAACGTCAACAACCCGAACAACAAGACTCCGCTCGCCTTTCACGTGGGATCGTACGAGGTGATCAAGGGCTTTAGCGACGGTGCGCGCGGCATGAGGGTCGGGGGCGAGCGCGAGGTCAAAGTGCCCTATGACTCAGGCTACGGCGAGGTCGGCAGCCCGCCCGCGATCCCGCCTTACTCCGACCTGAACTTTAACCTAAAGCTCCTCTATGTCGTTAAAGATAAGGAACGCAACGTTTTCGACTATGAGGACGTCAAACCAGGCACTGGGCCCGAAGTCAAGGTTGGCAGTAAGGTTACCGTCCATTACACGGGTAAGTACCTAAACGACTATCTGTTCGACGACACGCGCAAACGGGGGCAGCCCGTCACCTTCACTGTCGGCAAACAGCAGGCGATCTCCGGCATTGACAAAGGCGTTGTCGGGATGAAGCAAGGCGGGTCGCGCAAACTTTGGCTCCCTCCCGACACGGCCTGGGGCATGGGGGGTAGCGAGGACGTGGCCGGGAACCAAGTCCTCGTCTACGAGATCGAGCTTCTGAAAGTCGAGTAG
- a CDS encoding prepilin-type N-terminal cleavage/methylation domain-containing protein — protein MQGALKRKARAFTLIELLVVIAIIAILAAILFPVFAQAKDAAKKTSDTSNLRQIGTATMLYIGDSDDVLPPRYYMYSMADPKPDHGLKYWAALLLPYTKSRDVLLSPKDRADDPSLADPQGRGRFDPKNEYWEYVVGSNPSYGMNYTYLNQRIDTFDPNGQNPRPFYYIGVSATSLGAPAQTVAYAESTMKDLPIPGGGSVTNPIGYERIDPPSKWRTDLKWPDARSQGQLWPRYQKDCVLVTWTDGHTSSKPISALVGQGTTVDEKDRFWNGKAE, from the coding sequence ATGCAGGGAGCACTTAAGCGCAAGGCACGCGCCTTTACCCTTATCGAGCTGCTCGTCGTCATCGCGATCATCGCGATCCTGGCGGCGATCCTTTTCCCCGTCTTCGCCCAGGCCAAGGACGCCGCCAAGAAGACGAGCGACACGAGCAACCTCCGCCAGATCGGCACGGCCACGATGCTCTACATCGGGGACAGCGACGACGTTCTGCCGCCGCGCTACTACATGTACTCGATGGCCGACCCGAAACCGGACCACGGGCTCAAGTACTGGGCGGCGCTCTTGTTGCCCTACACCAAGAGCCGGGACGTGCTGCTCTCGCCCAAGGACCGCGCCGACGACCCGTCGCTCGCCGACCCCCAGGGCCGGGGCCGCTTCGACCCCAAGAACGAGTATTGGGAGTACGTGGTCGGTTCGAACCCCAGCTATGGGATGAACTACACCTACCTGAACCAGCGCATCGACACCTTCGACCCGAACGGCCAGAACCCGCGGCCCTTCTATTACATCGGCGTTTCCGCGACCTCGCTCGGCGCCCCCGCGCAGACGGTCGCCTACGCGGAATCGACGATGAAGGACCTCCCCATTCCGGGTGGCGGTTCGGTCACGAACCCGATCGGCTACGAGCGCATTGACCCGCCCAGCAAGTGGCGCACCGACCTGAAGTGGCCGGACGCGCGGTCGCAGGGCCAGCTTTGGCCGCGCTATCAGAAAGACTGCGTCCTGGTGACTTGGACGGACGGGCACACGTCGTCCAAGCCGATCTCGGCGCTCGTCGGCCAAGGGACGACGGTCGATGAAAAGGACCGCTTCTGGAACGGTAAGGCCGAGTAG
- a CDS encoding tetratricopeptide repeat protein has translation MHQGTKTNGTIKFYETAEKPDPRDIEVVNAEFRRQGEQERLADEAVRQGDLAQAARILEEALEGAPKFSQGGYFSFIPPKLARLYIDMDRPADAVKTLVNNESGRVNDCYYPLLCIAYCHLRDREGARTTLKGSLPCYFNIGGEEAESLNAPRPQTLAQHEAAAWAALCYDKFPTQEGEEAYRCSSKAFALWPDQPLISLYHARSSFRLGHYQEAKEAILKTQANAKGSMKAAIGDWVDRMVGAADWQPPK, from the coding sequence GTGCACCAGGGGACTAAAACTAACGGCACGATTAAGTTTTATGAGACCGCTGAGAAACCTGACCCGCGAGATATTGAGGTTGTTAATGCCGAGTTTCGTCGCCAGGGCGAACAAGAACGGCTGGCGGACGAGGCCGTTCGGCAAGGCGATCTCGCGCAGGCGGCCCGCATCCTTGAGGAAGCTCTTGAGGGGGCACCCAAGTTCTCGCAAGGAGGCTACTTTAGCTTCATCCCGCCAAAGCTCGCCCGGCTCTACATCGACATGGATCGGCCGGCCGACGCGGTCAAGACGCTCGTAAACAATGAAAGCGGTCGTGTTAACGACTGCTACTACCCCCTCCTTTGCATTGCATACTGCCACCTTCGCGATCGGGAAGGGGCGCGGACTACGCTCAAGGGGAGCCTCCCGTGCTACTTCAACATCGGCGGGGAAGAGGCAGAGTCCCTGAACGCTCCGAGGCCACAAACGTTGGCCCAGCATGAGGCTGCGGCTTGGGCCGCGCTCTGCTATGACAAATTCCCGACCCAGGAAGGGGAGGAAGCCTACAGGTGTAGTTCGAAAGCTTTCGCCCTGTGGCCGGATCAGCCGCTCATTAGCCTGTACCATGCGCGGAGCAGTTTTAGGCTCGGCCACTACCAGGAGGCGAAGGAAGCCATCCTCAAGACACAGGCGAATGCAAAAGGTTCGATGAAAGCGGCCATCGGCGACTGGGTCGACCGCATGGTTGGCGCGGCCGACTGGCAGCCGCCGAAGTAG